The nucleotide sequence ACTGGCGTTCCATGCATCCTCTTTTCTCCGAAGTCCCTTGATAGCACAATCGTATGTCGAGAACATACCACCCCAGACACCGAAGTTACCACCGAGAACGGGTGCTCGTGCCTTAATGGCTGTGATTGCGCCTATCCGTCGCTCTCCGTAGGGGCTGTTTCTGAATCCCTTAACACCGTGCCAGACCGCACCACCAATTGCCTAGGCAAGACAAAATATCAGTATCCGTATGTGCAATGGCATGAATGCAGGTGGAGACATACACCCATACAGAAAGCACCACCAAAGTCGCTCAGGGCAACCCAGGGGCAGGGATCTCTCGAGTGATCCATAGCGAAGTATTGGAAGTCGTAATAAAAAGGTAGAAAAAAGGATCGAGGGGTAGGAGGTCGCTAATTTGACGTAGCCGTGAAGCCGGTGGTTCAAAGCGTGACTCGAAATGTGCGCTTTAGGAACAGCGAAAAAGTCGGGCGGAAAACGGGAAGCGAGATTCGTACGTCTCGGTTGTGGAATGGACAGGCCAAGAGACTTCGTAGACTGTTATATGACCGGCGAGAGAATGTTTTCGACAGGCGACGAGGCCGAAAGTGGGCACGATGGAGTTTGCGGATCGCAACaactttttctctcttccggCGGGAAAAACGCCAACCGGGGTAGTCATGTGACCGCACTGACTAAGTactgaagcgggtagctcaggttcggggaatcgggtgccgataatccgactacacgaggctatatggcatACGGAAGATAGAGGATTTAATAAGCGCCGAAAGgagtaatattgaagtctatggtaaccacacgtagtacaagtgcttgagtacTTGTTTTTGCTAAATGTGCGTACACGCTGGCCTATATAGAGAATATCGGTAATCGGATCGACTGATTATCCGACCGATTCTCATCAGATGCCCGATGGCATACATTTACGCAGACCTTTATACGCTAGCTGCCGACCTTAGCAGgcgttctttcttcccttctttctctccctatCGAATGCTTCCTGTATATAGCTAGATAATAGCTTTTGGGATCTAGCCCCTCACACGCATCAGTCAGAGGTGAGCTGTTCGATGAGCACCAAGACACTAGATATGGTGAGAGCGGATATCAATATACTTGGTTATATGATGGTACAGTCGTAGGCCACCAGAGGACTTGTGGGGTTGGAAGATTAAATCCAGAAATGACTTCTCTGTGAGATTGACAACTGACAGCCTCACAATGTCCAGCCGCGGCGGCGACAAATTATTTGGCAGCAAAGCCTGGCGAGCTTGCAACCCATCATTCACCATTGCAGTCAACAAATTGTGCCCCATGCTCTTGCTCCGGTTTTGCTGCTCGCCAACCACAATGATGGTCTTGTGAGCAGCAATAATTATCGGCAGGTCGACAGGGCTATTTCCGAATGCCCAGGTATATGCTGCATGAACTCGCTGCGTACGGGTAACCAAGCTCTCTTTGACCGAAGGAGTGACAACAAGCCCATCTGTAATTCGATTCCCGCCCACGACCTTCATCACATTGGAGACGCCCGCTTTCTCCATAATCTTCTCCCACACACGGCGCAGTCCACAGGTCACGATAACGGGTCAAACATGGTGGTATCTTCCCTCTTGGCGCAAAAGCGAGCATATTTGTGGATAGAGGTGTGTATACGTAGCTACTTCTTCGCAGATAGCGTCAAATTCATCATCGTTGGTTGATTCCTCATACAACAACATCGCCTGTCGGAATGCGGTATACGAGTACTTCAGTGGCCCTCCGAACAGTGTGCTTAACGGATCATCTTTGCCTTTTGTCTCCTTGATTCTCTCCCAGAAGCGTGCACCGGTATCATCCGCGGCCAGCGTCTTATCAGCGTCGAAGAAGAGTCTGCATCTTATCGTAATGCGCAGAGATGGTTTCATCAAAAAGTTGCTTTGCAGCTGATCCATTAAGGTTCTCATCATGGCGCTGGAAGTCACGAATCAAGATCGCTGACTTACCCTTCAGATTCGGGTAGATGGTTGCGAAGAGAATGTCATTTTCACGACAAAGGCCACGTATTTCCTGAATCTCGGTCTCCTGCCAGCGATGCAAATGCTAGATCGACACATTTAGACGTCCCCTCTCGGTATCTTCTGCCCGCTGTTTCGCCGTCACTTCCACAGGTGTGTTGACGTacaggatatgtgtataagTATCCAAGTTGGCCTGGGTACAGACCCTCAACGCCTGTTCGCTTGTTTCATCATCCCAGAAGCATGAAATGCCCGGTCAcaataccgacgttgccaCTCTTGGCGCATGTTGACTTGATACTGTTGATGGCAAGCTTGCGAATCTGGTTCTTCTGGTGCTCATCTAGCTTCTTGAAAGCATTGAGCCCACCAAAAGTCACAGAATTCATTATCTCAGACCCTTCAAAGTACTGGAAATTCGACTCGTCCAGCTCCTGCTTGAGTTGTTTCATCAGGTATGACTTGCCGCAGCCGGGCACGCCATACAACCCTATCACTCGGGGATCAGCTGGCGCGATGGCCACGTTCGCAGGGATAGAGCTGTCGGCAAGCTCGGGTGAGGTCTTCGCTCCATCTTGGAAGGTGAGTGCAAGTTctccatggaggttcaggtaGGTGCGTTGGGCTAATGAAGTCAGGTCAGGAACTGGCTGCAGTGCAAGATGATGACAGGTATAACGTGGAAAGTCGGGTAAATAGGTTAATTCTTCAAGTGTTAGACCAGAAGTTGGTTGCAGTTGAAGGTGATGGCATCTGAGGCCCTGCAAGGTAAGTTATGAAGAGGATGATAATAAAGGATTGATCTCTAGAGTAAGCGAAGATGTGGGAGAGCTTTGTCAAAGGAGGCTTCCCTGTTggctgtcacgggctcggaatagtagataataaaaaacatattcctatctaaactattgtagccatcgacgagaacatcgaatctggggaagaaaaaggaagaggaattctatcTACGGGAAAAGGGGCTTTTATATCAGTGCTGTGTCGCCTCGCTaagtgcttttctttgtttgctcagGTGGCATTATTTGTCGATGTCATTCACGAAGGCACTGAGCCATCACATAACCCCCCTCCTTAGATAGAGTTTGTCCTTGAGCTCCGAATCGGCTTGTTGGTATCTGGATGGTCGTAAATCTCTTCAATTCCTTCCTCCCAAGCCTTCAACCACTCCTCCAATTGGGGTGATCCTGGTTTGCTCAGGTACTCTTCATGGTAGTCACGTATCCAGTGCGGAGACCCCTTCAAATTCACTGCTGGGTACCACGTCCGGTCTTCATCATATCCAgtccatttcacctgataCTGAAGTTCCCGTCCTTACACCTCTCGTTCCCGCTCCTCCAACAGCTATTGGTTCTGGAGGTTCTACAACCTGCCCTGGCAAAGGATCATTGGCCGCTCGCCGCAGCTTGTCAGGTGAGAAGACAGGGCGTATTTTCATTGAATCAGGAAGTACAAGATATTCAGACCCAACAGGATGTGGAGGCTCAATTCAGAGAGGAAACACGTCAAAGTAGTGGTCACAAAGAAGGGCCGAGCCAATGGGACAGCATTGTGGAATATGCGGCAATCCAGGACAGAACACACGAACTTGTCAGAAAGATTTACAAATGTCTGAAGAGAAATCTGAATAATTTTTTAACTATCGGGTGTTGTGATTGATTTTGCAAGGCGCAGTTGCTGTTGAGTGTCCAGCTCGCTTGTCTGTTCAGCTCGCTTATCACATATATTACTGTTATCCTTGGATATACCCAAGGACAATGTCCTGGCCTAATGCCACCTACTCTCTCTTCACGCTTTTATCTAGTTCTCCCCAGCAAGACCATCTCATCCATACAATAATAATAGGAGCACGCTAGGTCTAGCCTGTCACAAGATTTTCTATAGTGGGTGGCCCGAGAGTACTTCATAATGGACTTCCCACTAAACAGCAGCCATCGTCCCCCACAGCACCCCTAGGCCTCGAAATGGTCTGATTCAGGTTCGAACCTAAACTAGAGTTATATAAAGCCACCAAAAAGAATAGAAAAGGATGATTTCCACAAATGTGAATTGTTGACTACCATACACGCAAGATAATTCATAAGTACTTATCCTGAGTCCTGACCTTCTCCCTTTGTTAGTCAGTGGTACTGCTCCAAGGGTACTCAGACAGACTCGAAACCGATGCAAAAGCTATACCCGGCACCACGGCCAACAGTCTGATGATGAGCAAAGCCAGTATCACTCCAATGAAGACCCAGTGGAGGAAGAACTGTAATCGATAATGAATTTTAAACAAATCCGAATCCTGCAGgccaactgctggaaatcacgtgagaaagtgatgatacacctctttggtgagaaagaggtgcgCGATCTAGAGATCCTGGCTATCCAGGAGCCCTATATCAACGGATACACAGACCAAGTGACCACATATTCACAAATGCTTGGAAGCCGCTTTCACCTCCTGATCAAGCCTACCAGCAAGGACACGAACATGACTAATATGTCACGGGTGTGCTTCTTTGTCAACAAGGCACTGGACCCAACCAAGTGGGATACAGCATCATACCAAGGACCTGAGCACTCTAACACTGTGCACAAGGATAGGCCCCATACACATCCATAACGCATACAATCCCAGCCCTGTGACAGGCCAATCCAGCATCATTAATGCATTGCATAATGCGCTGGCTGCACACCCCAGCCAGCAACCCGGAGTTTCCACACGCTCGCGATCCTTATCTCGATTAGAAGGAAGGATCCGAACGTATACTATGGTATCCTTTGATCTAATACCACGCGAGAGAGGACGACAAAGACGATATTGCGCCTTTGAAAACGAGACTAAACGATATCAATATATACTCGCTCCCTACGTTAAGACAAGCTCCCTGGACCAAAACATTTATAGGATCCAGAACGGTCGTTCGAGCTGATCGGCGCGGCTTATACGCTGGGTTACACGTTGGATGTCTCTAGTAAGAGCCATGGGTGGGCGTTGATATTGAATCTGCGATTGAGGAGCGAGGATAACTATCTGGATTCCCCTTGTAGAGTTCTGTAAGTCTCAAACTCCCTGCTTAGCTCAGATCGAAGCAACCTGGAGTGAGGCTGAGCAATCAAAGCCGTTTGGACAAAGGCATCAGAGAGCAGCTCAGGTACCTCGGCACTCCCCAAAGTGGAACTGCGCCAAGCTCGCTGTCTTACCGCCATAACCCCGAACACCGGcattcccccccccccccccgagATGATATCAGGCGTAAATGGTGGTGCCTCTTCTCCAGACCCTGATTGATGCCTTCTGGTCCAATCTCGAACTCCCACTTCATCAACTTTTAGACCATTCCGAGGCTGACACCCAAGTCTGACTTGGGCCCATCTCCATCGTGTCCCGCGGCTAGTATTCCCAGGCGAAACGCACAAGCGCGCCGCGTTTAGGCCTGTCCGTCCGCAGCCGCAATCCCGTTTGGGTCGTTCAGAACAGGAATTTCGGAGTGCACGGGTCGGCCGGGGTCTGGGTTGGGATGGTGGTTTAAGTCACGACGGCCAAGCTGATGTGAACGCCGGCACCTGTGTGCAGATCGAGAAGCGAGCTACGCCGGAGGCAGCAGGCAGGGGGTGGTTCCAGAATGCCACACAAGGCAGCTGATTGCTTAGAGAAATGCAGTCTCAGCAAGCTGAGACACTAATATTAAACAATATCATTTTTAAGGCGCTTGTTCAACAATGAATGTATCTTGATCGACTGCGTTCTATGTAACCGCCAGATCTAGTTGTTGTCCTTCTTGGGGCGCCAGCCTTCGTCGATGTCGCCATCGTGGAAGAGCGCCCCTCGCCCGAGATCTCCTTGGAATAGCTCTTCCGCATTATGAGCCACATCCTCAACAACGACGAGTCGTAGATGGCTCTTTCCATCCACTGCGTCGCTCCAGTCAGGAAGATCCTCGAATGAACCAGGGAACCCCTCCAGGTCTTCGTCCGTGCGCGCGAGCGTGTTGATGTACCGGAACCAGATCAAGTTGCGAGCACGCCGATTCTCGCCTCCTTGCATGTTCCCCATGCAACTCGTATCACCGGCACTCCCCGTATCCTGCAATCCCACTATCGAGACGACGTCTCGACTGACGTACTGCGTGAAATATTCCTTTGGCGTCATGCGCTTGCCTCCCGTGCCGGGGAACTTGTCGAAGCCGTATCTCCAGATATTGTAGGAATCGCAGGACTTTTTCGAAGTTTCGGTGTCTGAGAGAATAGGACGGTCTTTGGTGAAGTACATACACGACGATGGGTCGCCGTGGATGTACCGAACGTGGACATTGTCAGGGGGATCGTTACCCAGAGCCGAGTACCGCTGGGCAAGCTGACCACCGCCACCATGGCCAATGACGGTGACGTTCTTTAGGTTTGGATACTTCTCCTTGTCTGAATGGAGCTTGATGAGGCCGTCCAAGACGTCGAAAGAGGTAAGGCTTGTATCTGCGGGATGAGTAGCCTGGCCACCTGGTTGCCAAGCGTTCAAGTCGTCCCACGCCAGCTGATTTTTCTTGTACTGGCCAGAGTTGAATTTTGTCGAGAAAAACTGCGGGGCGAGCACTGCCATTTTGCGGTCTGTTCCGGGGAAGTTGTCGTCTCTGGCCTTGTTGATGGCGTTGTTCAGCGTCTTCCAGTAGCCGTTTCCATCCCTTAGCCTCCCGTGGAGAACAATAAAGAGATGCTCGATCGTCTTCTCGTCCAAATCCTTTGAGATGAAACCCGCGATTTCCTCGTCGCCCTTCTCGTTAACATTGAATGTCGTGAACTCAGCGCCATCTGGTACTCCGATGTCGCCGTGGTCCTGTTGTCCAACTAGTTAGATGGTACTATGAGGTAGCAGTCAATGGGTCCTGACCtacctctccctcctcgctTTCATCGTGTTTCATCATAGCCTCGGCTTCAGCAGCATAAATGTCCTGTTCGTCTGACACATGGACATCTCCATGACGGGACTGGTTGTATCGGAATGCGGAACAGTAGGGTACCAGGACTGCCAAAAGGGCTGCCAAGACCAGCGCCCGGAATGTCAGGGTGGCGGCCATGGTACAATTCGGCAAGATCTTCGGATCAGACTTCCAGAGAAGTTAGTTCCTGTCTTTTGTCGATGAAAAGGTCTCGAGGTTGCTGGTATTGTCCAGTGCTTACCTTCCAGATTTTGCTGAATGTGGTCGGTAACGACCAGATTAGGTCCAGGTCGGAGAGGAAGAACGGGTAGGTATTTAAGATACTGGGCTTGGCAACCTGGATGGAAATCCGACGTCGGTGCCTGGCTCGACCTCGGTTGCGAGCTTGACCAGAAAGGGGAAGTAATTGGAGCATGATCTTCAAAGATTATGTCGATCCACGGCAATAAACAAACCACAAGAATCCGGCAcacatgtgccgttcaagcGAAGATGGAGGTGCACAGGTTatgatggcattgacataGCACCTGGGCGCTACCGGATGGTTGTCGAATCTCGTCACTAGAAGGATTGTCGATTCCAACTTGCATGCGCTGCGGCCCGACGGACGTTGGCAGGCGATGTGCTTTGGTTTGGGCGTGGGCCATGACGTTTGGGAAGTGGTATATCTATCGTCTTGTAAATCATGTGGTGTTGCCGATatcgctgctgccgctgtgTTTGTGATGCTGGATACAAGGTAGGGGATGCGCGATTCTCGGGAGTCAGGCTCAATCCTCCGGAGTCGGGATAGCACCAAAAAAACCGGCGGAACGACCACCGGAG is from Aspergillus chevalieri M1 DNA, chromosome 8, nearly complete sequence and encodes:
- a CDS encoding HAD family hydrolase (COG:S;~EggNog:ENOG410PHAM), with protein sequence MRTLMDQLQSNFLMKPSLRITIRCRLFFDADKTLAADDTGARFWERIKETKGKDDPLSTLFGGPLKYSYTAFRQAMLLYEESTNDDEFDAICEEVATYTHLYPQICSLLRQEGRYHHV
- a CDS encoding uncharacterized protein (COG:S;~EggNog:ENOG410PHAM) produces the protein MEKAGVSNVMKVVGGNRITDGLVVTPSVKESLVTRTQRVHAAYTWAFGNSPVDLPIIIAAHKTIIVVGEQQNRSKSMGHNLLTAMVNDGLQARQALLPNNLSPPRLDIVRLSVVNLTEKSFLDLIFQPHKSSGGLRLYHHITKYIDIRSHHI
- a CDS encoding uncharacterized protein (COG:S;~EggNog:ENOG410PUVV;~InterPro:IPR029058;~SECRETED:SignalP(1-25)), whose product is MAATLTFRALVLAALLAVLVPYCSAFRYNQSRHGDVHVSDEQDIYAAEAEAMMKHDESEEGEDHGDIGVPDGAEFTTFNVNEKGDEEIAGFISKDLDEKTIEHLFIVLHGRLRDGNGYWKTLNNAINKARDDNFPGTDRKMAVLAPQFFSTKFNSGQYKKNQLAWDDLNAWQPGGQATHPADTSLTSFDVLDGLIKLHSDKEKYPNLKNVTVIGHGGGGQLAQRYSALGNDPPDNVHVRYIHGDPSSCMYFTKDRPILSDTETSKKSCDSYNIWRYGFDKFPGTGGKRMTPKEYFTQYVSRDVVSIVGLQDTGSAGDTSCMGNMQGGENRRARNLIWFRYINTLARTDEDLEGFPGSFEDLPDWSDAVDGKSHLRLVVVEDVAHNAEELFQGDLGRGALFHDGDIDEGWRPKKDNN
- the TIM17 gene encoding protein transporter TIM17 (BUSCO:EOG09265E6R;~COG:U;~EggNog:ENOG410PJTI;~PFAM:PF02466;~TransMembrane:2 (i86-106o112-130i)), translating into MDHSRDPCPWVALSDFGGAFCMGAIGGAVWHGVKGFRNSPYGERRIGAITAIKARAPVLGGNFGVWGGMFSTYDCAIKGLRRKEDAWNAIIAGFFTGGSLAIRGGYKAARNSAIMCAVFLGVIEGVGIGFQRLMAENTKLELPPPPPAEGKAVI
- a CDS encoding uncharacterized protein (COG:S;~EggNog:ENOG410PHAM;~PFAM:PF13207): MKQLKQELDESNFQYFEGSEIMNSVTFGGLNAFKKLDEHQKNQIRKLAINSIKSTCAKSGNVGIVTGHFMLLG